One genomic window of Conger conger chromosome 7, fConCon1.1, whole genome shotgun sequence includes the following:
- the LOC133132268 gene encoding glutamate receptor 3-like encodes MGHRVVRCVFLLWLLDKCHAGFPNQINIGGLFMRSTVQEHSAFRFALQLYNTNQNVTEKPFHLNYNVDNLESSSSFSVTHAFCSQFSRGVYAVFGFYDMKSMNTLTSFCGALHTSFVTPSYPADGDVQFVIQMRPELRDSILSVLSHYKWEKFVYLYDTERGFSILQAVMESAVANNWQVTVRSVGSITDTRDYRHIIEEMDRRQEKRFLIDCEVERINGFLEQVVTLGKNSRGYHYILVNLGFSNVSLDKVILGGANITGFQIINPENPVVQQFLQRWDRLDEREFPEVRNTPLKYTSALTHDAVLVIAEAFRYLRRQRVDVSRRGRAGDCLANPAVPWSQGIDIERALKMVQVQGMTGNIQFDTFGRRSNYTIDVYEMKPGGARKIGYWNEYERFVYIMDQQVTNESSSADNRTIVVTTIMEAPYVMYKKNYMHLEGNEKYEGYCVDLASEISKHVGIKYKLSIVSDGKYGARDPETKTWNGMVGELVYGRADIAVAPLTITLVREEVIDFSKPFMSLGISIMIKKPQKSKPGVFSFLDPLAYEIWMCIVFAYIGVSVVLFLVSRFSPYEWHLEDMDEAKDPQTPPDPPNDFGIFNSLWFSLGAFMQQGCDISPRSLSGRIVGGVWWFFTLIIISSYTANLAAFLTVERMVSPIESAEDLAKQTEIAYGTLDSGSTKEFFRRSKIAVYEKMWSYMKSAEPSVFAKTTPEGVARVRKSKGKFAFLLESTMNEYIEQRKPCDTMKVGGNLDSKGYGVATPKGSALGNAVNLAVLKLNEQGLLDKLKNKWWYDKGECGSGGGDSKDKTSALSLSNVAGVFYILVGGLGLAMTVALIEFCYKSRAEAKRVKLCNHLQNFKPTPPANTQNFATYREGYNVYGTESVKI; translated from the exons ATGGGACATCGCGTTGTacgttgtgtgtttttattatggcTTCTTGATAAATGCCACGCAGGTTTTCCCAACCAGATAAATATAG GGGGACTTTTCATGCGTTCTACGGtgcaggaacacagcgcctTCAGATTCGCattacagctgtacaatacCAATCAAAACGTAACGGAGAAACCTTTTCATCTGAACTACAATGTTGATAACCTCGAATCGTCCAGTAGCTTCTCTGTCACTCATGCAT TCTGTTCCCAGTTCTCCAGAGGAGTTTATGCCGTCTTTGGATTCTACGACATGAAGTCCATGAACACCCTAACCTCCTTCTGTGGGGCCCTCCATACCTCCTTTGTTACACCCAGCTACCCTGCAGATGGCGACGTGCAGTTTGTCATTCAGATGCGACCAGAACTGCGGGACAGCATCCTGAGCGTCCTGTCTCATTACAAGTGGGAGAAGTTTGTCTATCTCTATGATACAGAGAGAG GATTCTCAATACTGCAAGCCGTCATGGAGTCAGCAGTAGCTAATAACTGGCAGGTGACTGTTCGGTCAGTGGGAAGCATCACAGATACTCGGGATTACAGGCACATCATTGAGGAGATGGACAGGAGGCAGGAGAAACGATTCCTGATAGATTGTGAAGTGGAGAGGATAAATGGCTTTCTGGAACAG gtTGTAACACTTGGGAAGAATAGCCGAGGCTACCACTACATCCTGGTCAATCTG GGCTTCTCGAATGTGAGTCTAGACAAGGTTATCCTCGGTGGAGCGAACATCACTGGTTTTCAGATTATCAACCCTGAAAACCCCGTTGTGCAGCAGTTTCTCCAACGCTGGGACCGGTTGGATGAGAGAGAATTCCCAGAAGTAAGAAACACTCCACTGAAG TATACTTCTGCACTGACCCACGATGCAGTCTTGGTTATTGCGGAGGCCTTCCGGTACCTGCGAAGGCAGAGGGTGGACGTGTCTcggaggggcagggctggggactGCTTAGCCAACCCCGCTGTACCATGGAGTCAAGGCATTGACATTGAGAGAGCGCTCAAAATG GTGCAAGTACAAGGTATGACTGGAAATATCCAATTTGACACCTTTGGTCGAAGATCTAACTACACCATTGATGTGTATGAAATGAAACCAGGTGGGGCACGAAAA ATCGGGTACTGGAACGAATATGAAAGATTTGTGTATATTATGGATCAGCAGGTCACCAACGAGTCGTCTTCTGCGGACAACCGAACAATTGTGGTCACTACTATTATG GAAGCACCATATGTGATGTACAAGAAAAACTACATGCATCTGGAGGGGAATGAGAAATATGAAGGCTACTGTGTTGATTTAGCTTCTGAAATCTCAAAACATGTGGGGATAAAATACAAACTCTCCATTGTATCGGATGGAAAATATGGTGCCAGGGATCCTGAGACCAAGACATGGAACGGGATGGTGGGTGAACTTGTGTATGGG CGAGCTGACATAGCGGTTGCCCCTCTAACTATAACACTGGTGCGAGAAGAAGTCATTGACTTTTCTAAACCATTTATGAGTTTGGGAATCTCCATTATGATTAAGAAACCTCAAAAGTCCAAACCCGGAGTGTTTTCCTTCCTGGACCCCTTGGCCTATGAGATTTGGATGTGTATAGTGTTTGCCTATATCGGAGTCAGTGTGGTCCTCTTCCTGGTCAGTCGCTTTAGCCCCTATGAATGGCATCTGGAGGACATGGATGAAGCCAAAGACCCCCAGACCCCTCCGGATCCACCCAATGACTTTGGTATTTTTAATAGTCTCTGGTTTTCCCTGGGGGCCTTTATGCAGCAAGGATGCGATATTTCGCCAAG GTCCTTGTCGGGAAGAATAGTGGGAGGCGTCTGGTGGTTCTTCACGCTCATCATTATCTCGTCCTACACAGCCAACCTGGCTGCCTTCCTCACAGTAGAAAGGATGGTTTCTCCTATTGAAAGTGCAGAAGATCTcgcaaaacaaactgaaatcgcCTACGGGACCTTGGATTCTGGCTCCACCAAAGAGTTCTTTAGA cgtTCAAAAATTGCAGTATATGAAAAAATGTGGTCTTACATGAAATCTGCAGAACCCTCTGTGTTTGCCAAGACAACGCCGGAAGGGGTTGCTCGGGTACGCAAGTCGAAGGGCAAGTTCGCCTTTCTTCTTGAGTCCACCATGAATGAATACATTGAGCAGCGGAAGCCGTGTGATACGATGAAAGTGGGCGGAAATCTGGACTCAAAGGGCTATGGTGTGGCTACCCCCAAGGGCTCAGCATTAGG aaatgcagttaaCCTGGCAGTCTTAAAACTGAATGAGCAGGGTCTCCTGGacaaattgaaaaacaaatggtGGTACGACAAGGGAGAGTGCGGCAGCGGGGGAGGCGACTCCAAG GACAAGACAAGCGCACTCAGCCTGAGCAATGTTGCCGGAGTCTTCTATATTCTCGTTGGCGGCCTGGGGCTGGCAATGACAGTGGCTTTGATAGAATTCTGTTACAAGTCACGAGCAGAAGCCAAGAGAGTGAAACTTTGTAATCATTTACAAAACTTTAAACCAACCCCTCCTGCAAATACCCAGAACTTCGCCACATACCGAGAAGGCTACAACGTGTATGGAACAGAGAGTGTTAAAATCTAG
- the LOC133133933 gene encoding myelin proteolipid protein-like isoform X1: MIPSKQPWLLGSSGCYDCCVRCLGGIPYVSLVATLLCFTGVALFCGCGHVALSETEKLVEMYFAHNHQDYVTLADFVQYFQYVIYGLASFFFLYCILLLAEGFYTTSAVKQTYGEFRSTGCGRCVSTTFVVATFILTLIWLVVFAFTAVPVYFLYNMSFTCHTINLLAETSSSLTQHGWVCIDARQYGLLPWNATPGKVCGMTLVAICKTKQFFLTYDLYIAAFAGAGITLLALFVYVIATTYNFAVMRFMGRKSMTTR; this comes from the exons ATGATTCCAAGCAAACAGCCTTGGCTTCTCGGATCATCAG GTTGTTACGATTGCTGTGTCCGCTGCCTTGGGGGGATTCCTTATGTCTCCCTGGTGGCGACTCTGCTGTGCTTCACGGGAGTGGCACTGTTCTGCGGCTGTGGGCATGTGGCACTCTCCGAGACAGAGAAGCTTGTGGAAATGTACTTTGCCCACAATCATCAAGATTACGTCACCCTGGCTGATTT tgtacaGTATTTCCAGTACGTCATCTATGGCCTGGCCTCTTTCTTCTTCCTGTACTGTATCTTGCTGCTGGCTGAGGGATTCTACACCACTAGCGCAGTGAAGCAGACCTATGGGGAGTTCAGGAGCACTGGATGTGGCCGCTGTGTCAGCACGACG TTTGTGGTGGCCACATTCATCCTGACTCTCATCTGGCTGGTGGTGTTTGCCTTCACAGCAGTCCCAGTCTACTTCCTCTACAATATGTCATTCACCTGCCACACAATAAACCTGCTGGCTGAGACTTCATCAAGTCTCACCCAACATGGTTGGGTGTGTATTGATGCCAGACAGTATG GCCTGCTACCCTGGAATGCAACACCAGGGAAAGTGTGTGGAATGACCCTGGTGGCCATTTGCAAAACTAAGCAG TTCTTCCTGACATATGACCTCTACATAGCTGCTTTTGCTGGTGCCGGGATCACACTCCTGGCTCTG TTTGTCTATGTGATTGCCACCACCTATAACTTTGCAGTTATGAGGTTTATGGGAAGGAAGAGCATGACTACACGTTAG
- the LOC133133933 gene encoding myelin proteolipid protein-like isoform X2: MGCYDCCVRCLGGIPYVSLVATLLCFTGVALFCGCGHVALSETEKLVEMYFAHNHQDYVTLADFVQYFQYVIYGLASFFFLYCILLLAEGFYTTSAVKQTYGEFRSTGCGRCVSTTFVVATFILTLIWLVVFAFTAVPVYFLYNMSFTCHTINLLAETSSSLTQHGWVCIDARQYGLLPWNATPGKVCGMTLVAICKTKQFFLTYDLYIAAFAGAGITLLALFVYVIATTYNFAVMRFMGRKSMTTR; encoded by the exons ATGG GTTGTTACGATTGCTGTGTCCGCTGCCTTGGGGGGATTCCTTATGTCTCCCTGGTGGCGACTCTGCTGTGCTTCACGGGAGTGGCACTGTTCTGCGGCTGTGGGCATGTGGCACTCTCCGAGACAGAGAAGCTTGTGGAAATGTACTTTGCCCACAATCATCAAGATTACGTCACCCTGGCTGATTT tgtacaGTATTTCCAGTACGTCATCTATGGCCTGGCCTCTTTCTTCTTCCTGTACTGTATCTTGCTGCTGGCTGAGGGATTCTACACCACTAGCGCAGTGAAGCAGACCTATGGGGAGTTCAGGAGCACTGGATGTGGCCGCTGTGTCAGCACGACG TTTGTGGTGGCCACATTCATCCTGACTCTCATCTGGCTGGTGGTGTTTGCCTTCACAGCAGTCCCAGTCTACTTCCTCTACAATATGTCATTCACCTGCCACACAATAAACCTGCTGGCTGAGACTTCATCAAGTCTCACCCAACATGGTTGGGTGTGTATTGATGCCAGACAGTATG GCCTGCTACCCTGGAATGCAACACCAGGGAAAGTGTGTGGAATGACCCTGGTGGCCATTTGCAAAACTAAGCAG TTCTTCCTGACATATGACCTCTACATAGCTGCTTTTGCTGGTGCCGGGATCACACTCCTGGCTCTG TTTGTCTATGTGATTGCCACCACCTATAACTTTGCAGTTATGAGGTTTATGGGAAGGAAGAGCATGACTACACGTTAG